The proteins below are encoded in one region of Antennarius striatus isolate MH-2024 chromosome 7, ASM4005453v1, whole genome shotgun sequence:
- the chst14 gene encoding carbohydrate sulfotransferase 14 → MLQCRPHYGTVMSGKSFTSIKRTMNASPVRRNSALLPSILTFVVIVASGGLLLLIEKGMLSTVENPVPRGGGRRGERSHQDERLNSPARDLDSQLLQDIRNRTIRTMCSQKNMPHNINSLSPQQRRILLQHILVDDQYHFLYCYVPKVACSNWKKVLKVLNGALENVNVNVKMNHVADLKFLSSLKPEEINFRLKHYFKFMFVRDPMERLLSAYKNKFGEIASYQHKYGVEIVKRYRDVAKDAHIKGDDVTFAEFIQYLVDEDVDHMNEHWMPMYNLCQPCVVNYDFIGSHDRIEEDSEFVLQHVGAPSYVHFPVRQTWYKPVTTETLYYYVCSLPQTLLTELLPKYILDFSFFAYPLPNTTSEFCRH, encoded by the exons ATGCTCCAGTGCCGACCGCACTACGGGACGGTGATGTCCGGCAAGTCGTTCACCAGCATAAAGAGAACGATGAACGCCAGCCCCGTCCGCCGCAACTCCGCTCTCCTGCCGTCGATCCTGACGTTCGTGGTGATCGTCGCCTCCGGAGGCCTCCTGCTGCTGATCGAGAAGGGAATGCTGAGCACCGTGGAGAACCCTGTGCCCCGGGGGGGCGGCAGGCGGGGGGAGCGATCCCACCAGGACGAGAGGCTCAACTCTCCTGCCCGGGACTTGGATTCCCAG ctcctgcaggacatCCGTAACCGGACCATCAGGACCATGTGTAGCCAAAAGAACATGCCCCACAACATCAACTCCTTAAGCCCTCAACAGAGGAGGATCCTGCTGCAGCACATCCTGGTGGATGACCAGTACCACTTCCTTTACTGCTACGTGCCCAAAGTAGCCTGCTCCAACTGGAAGAAAGTTCTGAAGGTTCTGAACGGAGCTCTGGAGAACGTGAACGTCAACGTTAAGATGAATCATGTTGCGGACTTGAAGTTTTTGTCTTCTCTTAAACCCGAAGAGATCAACTTTCGCCTCAAACACTACTTCAAGTTCATGTTTGTGAGGGACCCGATGGAACGACTGCTATCTGCGTACAAAAATAAGTTTGGAGAGATTGCATCATACCAGCATAAGTATGGAGTGGAGATTGTAAAGAGGTACAGAGATGTTGCAAAGGACGCACACATAAAAGGAGATGATGTGACATTTGCAGAGTTCATCCAGTACCTGGTGGATGAGGATGTGGACCACATGAACGAGCACTGGATGCCCATGTACAACTTATGCCAACCCTGTGTCGTTAATTATGACTTCATCGGCTCCCATGATCGCATCGAAGAAGATTCTGAGTTTGTGCTCCAGCACGTCGGAGCTCCTTCTTATGTCCACTTCCCAGTAAGGCAAACGTGGTACAAGCCAGTTACCACGGAGACATTATACTATTATGTGTGCAGTTTACCACAGACACTTTTGACGGAACTCTTGCCCAAGTACATTCTAGACTTTTCCTTCTTCGCTTATCCTCTCCCTAACACAACCTCTGAGTTCTGCCGTCATTAG